Within Haematobia irritans isolate KBUSLIRL chromosome 2, ASM5000362v1, whole genome shotgun sequence, the genomic segment gggagctatatctaaatctgaaccgattttgctgatattttgcaagtttttcgagactcataaaatattcggatgtacgtaatttgaggaagatcggttgatatacacgccaattatgaccagatcggtgaaaaatatatatggcagctatatctaaatctgaaccgattttttccaaaatcaatagggatcgtctttgagccgaaacaggacactataccaaattttaggacaatcggactaaaactgcgagctctactttgcacacaaaaatacatcaacagacagacagacagacagacggacagacagacggacggacagacagacagacagacggacatcgctaaatcgactcagaatttaattctaagccgatccgtatactaaaaggttggtctatgattactccttcttggcgttacatacaaatgcacaaacttattataccctgtaccacagtagtggtgaagggtataaaaatattaattacttTCAATTGcatgtatatattttaatatcacatttttttattaccaGGAACTTTCTGTGGGGAAATCGTGCATATGTCTTTCGTGTTGGGCAGAACTAAATGGTTTCCACGAATTCTACACTCGCGTGGAAGACATCCAGAATAAAAGGAAACTTAAGTTGAAATATGAGGATGATCCATTGAATGAAGAAAAACCAAATGAtgtttttttgaaaacattgcTGGAACCAGAAATCGTTATTGGTCAAAAATTGGAAGCTCCAGTGgaaataaaacaagaaaatgAAGAACAAGAATTTAATGATAGTGATGGAAATTCCGTAGATATATTAGACGATCATCATGatcctccattttttgctgataGCGGCGATAGCCGGGATGATAATTTGCCCCTAATTCGCAGAGAAACTACAAACTCTAAAGCGAAAATAAGTAATAAAGGAAATACAGTGAAACGAAGAAATTGTAGGGCCAAATTGGCCAAAgacaaaaaaacaccaaaaacaaaAGACGCATCCTCCAGTAGAAGTAGTTCTCGCAAGCCATCAAATCTTCCAAAAATGAATCGCGTTGAGTACGATAAATTCTTGCAAGAGCATTTCAAAATGACGTGCGATAAATGCCAAGAATCATTTGAGCGTTTCCGATTCTTGTGTCAGCATTACAGTAAGGAACACAATGAGGAGGGATATGCCTTATGTtgcggaaataaattttatagtcGTATATTGCTGGTCGATCATATTAATTATCATCTAAATCCGGAGTATTTCAAGTGTGATCTTTGCGGTAAAGTATTTACAAAGAGAATATGTCTGATTGGTCATATAAAAAAGATGCATGATGAGAAAAAATTCTGTTGCGATATGTGTGACAAAAAATTTGTACTAAAACACAAACTTGATAAACATAAATTAACACATTTGCCAAAATCTGAAAAGAAATTTCCATGCAATGACTGTGGAAAATTGTAAGTATGATTATTTATGTAACAtatgaatgaaaacaaaaataaagtttattatttttattcacTTAGCTATGCAAATGAATACACTCTTACACAACATCAAAAGGCTGTGCATCTTAATACCTATGCAAGAGTTTGTGAGATTTGTGGTCAAATTATGCCGGATTCGAATACATTTAAACGTCACATGGAGAGACATGAGGGAATTTTACCCGTCAAAACGGCGAAATGTGATCAATGTGGGATGATATTGACAAATCAACAAACCTTGAAAAACCATATGGAAGCAAAACATCCTACGGACAACCGCGAACATAAGTGTCATATATGTTCGAAAATTTCTCCGAGTTTACGGGCTTTAAATAAACATGTTCGAGAAGCACACGAAATGGGATATCGGtttaaatgtacgatatgtgaaAAAGAATTTAAAAGAGCTGATAATTTTAAGGTTTGTAAGTAGAATAAATATACTGAATTTAGTTAATACGTTTGTTTTTCAGTCCCACATGTCTATACACACAGGAACGCCGCTTCACCGATGTCCATGGTGTCCAAAAGAGTTCAATTCCAATGGTAATATGCATCAACATAGAAAAATAGCTCATCCTGTTGAATGGGAGGAAGCGCGACGAAAAAAATATTCCGGAAATTTACCACAGAATTTTACACGTATATCTAGAGATGATAATTCTCAATCGCAAATATTACCAATGGATTTAGATCAAATACAAATGTAGTATATTTTGAGTGTTCACTAATAAACTACAAAGAAAtgtttacacccaaagaaatttgttagtagggacagcagaaaagtctgctaaaacggcagaaagtctgctgaaaaagggacagcagtaacagtttgctgaaatagcaaacattttctgccattttttacattacattacagcaaaacatgttttattttggctgaaacatataaaaatgtcatctgacttatattattttaacataattaaaacaatattttatgaatatctatagtaaagggtgatttgttaagagcttgataactttaaaaaaaaaaaaacgcataaaatttgcaaaatctcatcggttctttatttgaaacgttagattggtccatgacatttactttttgaagataatttcatttaaatgttgaccgcggctgcgtcttaggtggtccattcggaaagtccaattttgggcaactttttcgagcatttcggccggaatagcccgaatttcttcggaaatgttgtcttccaaagctggaatagttgctggcttatttctgtagactttagacttgacgtagccccacaaaaaatagtctaaaggcgtcaaatcgcatgatcttggtggccaacttaccggtccatttttgagatgaattgttctccgaagtttaccctcaaaatggccatagaatcgcgagctgtgtggcatgtagcgccatcttgttgaaaccacatgtcaaccaagttcagttcttccatttttggcaacaaaaagtttgttagcatcgaacgatagcgatcgccattcaccgtaacgttgcgtccaacagcatctttgaaaaaatacggtccaatgattccaccagcgtacaaaccacaccaaacagtgcatttttcgggatgcatgggcagttcttgaacggcttctggttgctcttcactccaaatgcggcaattttgcttatttacgtagccattcaaccagaaatgagcctcatcgctgaacaaaatttgtcgataaaaaagcggattttctgccaacttttccagggcccattcactgaaaattcgacgttgtggcagatcgttcggcttcagttcttgcacgagctgtattttatacggttttacaccaagatctttgcgtaaaatcttccatgtggtcgaataacacaaacccaattgctgcgaacggcgacgaatcgacatttcacggtcttcagcaacactctcagaaacagacgcaatattctcttctgtacgcactgtacgcattcgtgtggttggtttaatgtcctataaagtaaactgagtgcgaaacttggtcacaatcgcattaattgtttgctcacttggtcgattatgtagaccataaatcggacgtaaagcgcgaaacacatttcgaaccgaacactgattttggtaataaaattcaatgatttgcaagcgttgctcgttagtaagtctattcatgatgaaatgtcaaagcatactgagcatctttctctttgacaccatgtctgaaatcccacgtgatctgtcaaatactaatgcatgaaaatcctaacctcaaaagaatcaccctttatttgaccaaaaatctgaatatttatcgaattgaggcataacagcaaacaaaatgtttgctgatcgtatttaggagcttgtgagtatattacagtgcaaaaatataccaaaaactacttttggtttttaaatatgctttgaggaaaattttttaacctaaaaattttataatttgttgttcattaggtcctgaagtacaaaaatataacagcagacatcgactgctgtttttagcagacttttttctatgagtgtaatataatttttgctaagaaattatttttcgtgcaaaattgaaatatgttaatatcttaaattatttataagaatttgaaattgcatttttatgtacagttttgaatatttagttatgaaactttcttataaagggtgatttgttaagagcttgataacttttaaaaaaaaaaaacgcataaaatttgcaaaatctcatcggttctttatttgaaacgttagattggtccatgacatttactttttgaagataatttcatttaaatgttgaccgtgtAATGCCTCTGTGTGTATTTGCGGAAATGGTACTATTGTCATAGGCTGCGGCTTAGCTCGCCGGACGGGCAGGTTCTTCTTCCGCTGAGGACATACAAATTACTTTTAGTaccatataaattcaaaattcaaaaatataactGCCACTCTAAATGAAAACAACCAAATAATGATATGTAAATGAATCGGGATTGGATGCCTTTTTTCCTTTTGACCGTtacgatatttttttaaattcaatcgtCTGTTTAAATTTCGGCCAACGACTGAGACCAAGGTGATATTGTCTCGAATGGCTGCCCACCCCGTATGACTTCACAGTCATCCTTGGTATTTTCCATGccatatttatgaaaatacCCCAAACATGAATTAGTCTATCTCTAACCCACTGTTACATTTTCAGCCTTTTAGTATTTATACTAAACACATGTTGATTTCTCTACTTTTcacattaatacaatttttattaaatcagtATAAGTATTTATaatgaaatataaacaaattaataattataacatcttttatttttaattacataaataatattagtttatttttgaatagtttttcatataatttaacaatattcaaacattttacattattaatattaatgtaattgtttaaaatttttgtttaaatatatgaatggatatatatttattgttactatttatcgtttttattattttgttgacTATTTATTTTTGAGATTTACTTTAAAAAGAATTCTGTTATAAAGATGACTTTattaaatttgccaaaaatcatatttataaacaaattagaatgaaaattatggattttaaattggtttattaattgtgttaaattatttttttttttttaaatagcaacaaataattttatgtgtTTTGTTCAATAGAGTATTCAATGATCGattattgttttaatatttttaatttaggcCTAAAAGaatcatatttattatacacaattttagacaattttacattgagatttttttatatatatatatatattttttttttaattagacaaaaaaaaaaattaatcttataacatattttatatctatatctatatttttttgtttttgattttgtaaatttcatgtaTAGTTGTATATTTTAACCAAATGTTTTATTTGACAAattgtatacatattttttttttgcatgactcatatataaaaaaaaaatattttaaagtaatttaaaatagaatagtagtttagtaaatctttcctttttttgtttagaatttCAGTATATCCTTCATGTATATAgtagttttaattttagtatATAGTTTTAGTTATTCTTTTTTTGGTATCTCAGTtgtgatttttaaaatatacgaTTATTAAGTGGTAAGTACTTTTTTTTAACAGCACAGACAACAAATATGTTGTAGTGCTTTCAATATATGGAAACAATTATGGCCGCGTCTGTCTCCAAGAATTTCCATATATGAGAGCACTACGAAGTTAATGGAACAATAGGACACAGGACTAaagttgtttgattttttttttgttcagccTTAAAATATGTTAGTTTTCTTTACCTTATTTTTCTTTCATACAATTTAACAGCATTTATCACAAAACCTGCATGTATCAAAAAAGCTTCTGTTATTTCCAAGCTCAATTTACCAGTGGAGCTTTCGAGCGACTTGCCAGCCATCTAATTCTGAAATCTGCCTCCACGTGTTTTCGTCACTTCAACACGTGGGGTACATGCTGGTGTGAAGATGGCGTGGTTTCCTATTCATTTGTCCTATTCGAATAAAATAAACGAATTATCAACCTAAGATGAAACT encodes:
- the LOC142224689 gene encoding transcription factor grauzone-like, with the translated sequence MECLICLQTDKEELTKCILADSTEWLEYNIKSIIDKHLWSFELSVGKSCICLSCWAELNGFHEFYTRVEDIQNKRKLKLKYEDDPLNEEKPNDVFLKTLLEPEIVIGQKLEAPVEIKQENEEQEFNDSDGNSVDILDDHHDPPFFADSGDSRDDNLPLIRRETTNSKAKISNKGNTVKRRNCRAKLAKDKKTPKTKDASSSRSSSRKPSNLPKMNRVEYDKFLQEHFKMTCDKCQESFERFRFLCQHYSKEHNEEGYALCCGNKFYSRILLVDHINYHLNPEYFKCDLCGKVFTKRICLIGHIKKMHDEKKFCCDMCDKKFVLKHKLDKHKLTHLPKSEKKFPCNDCGKFYANEYTLTQHQKAVHLNTYARVCEICGQIMPDSNTFKRHMERHEGILPVKTAKCDQCGMILTNQQTLKNHMEAKHPTDNREHKCHICSKISPSLRALNKHVREAHEMGYRFKCTICEKEFKRADNFKSHMSIHTGTPLHRCPWCPKEFNSNGNMHQHRKIAHPVEWEEARRKKYSGNLPQNFTRISRDDNSQSQILPMDLDQIQM